The following proteins come from a genomic window of Amphiura filiformis chromosome 16, Afil_fr2py, whole genome shotgun sequence:
- the LOC140172561 gene encoding uncharacterized protein, with protein MFQAIKIKSEDARFHRYVFRENLSHPIQVYELTTVTFGDKPSPTAAIVTLRHVVAENAPDNDQLKRVITKQFYMDDLNESVIDEEEALGLKTTLTKTLAKGNFTIRKWQSNAKEVCDKTEDSKQATVLGTKWDLQKDTFKVKEVEPKNDVPTKRSILSQTASYFDVFGILSGVLIRPKILLQKLWQLNMDWDTPLNPKGELYAILNDINRDLEEIATIEIPRCLIPERYRGQRPLPEVSLHGLSDAPKMPWAWEYG; from the coding sequence ATGTTTCAAGCTATCAAGATCAAGTCAGAGGATGCCCGGTTTCATCGATATGTGTTTCGTGAAAATCTAAGTCACCCCATTCAAGTCTATGAACTGACAACCGTGACATTCGGAGATAAGCCATCCCCGACTGCTGCTATTGTTACCCTGAGGCATGTAGTAGCTGAGAATGCTCCTGACAATGACCAGCTGAAGAGAGTCATCACTAAACAATTTTATATGGATGACCTAAATGAGTCGGTCATTGACGAGGAAGAGGCACTGGGCCTGAAGACCACTCTAACTAAGACTCTAGCAAAGGGGAACTTTACCATCCGTAAATGGCAATCAAATGCTAAAGAAGTGTGTGACAAGACGGAAGACAGCAAACAAGCAACTGTTTTGGGGACAAAGTGGGACCTCCAGAAGGACACCTTTAAGGTTAAAGAAGTGGAGCCTAAGAATGATGTCCCAACTAAACGCAGTATCCTATCACAAACAGCTTCGTACTTTGATGTTTTCGGCATACTGTCTGGAGTTCTCATCCGACCAAAGATCCTACTTCAGAAACTTTGGCAACTCAACATGGACTGGGATACCCCTCTCAATCCAAAGGGTGAACTATATGCCATCTTAAATGACATTAACCGAGATTTGGAGGAGATAGCCACCATAGAGATCCCAAGATGCCTGATTCCAGAGCGGTACAGAGGACAGCGACCCCTGCCAGAAGTCTCACTTCATGGTCTTAGTGATGCTCCGAAGATGCCATGGGCATGGGAGTATGGTTGA
- the LOC140172562 gene encoding uncharacterized protein gives MCNKFRALPLQEKYKIMKENGICFRCGHDNCSAGKAPHDTNSCQFAAPCRIPTCGSNRHFSSICPVVYGDQERQRNTGQRNASVHVTTHTVDDDKLQAVLPTAMGYLRCGNQRYKVRLLLDDGSQATLVRKGIFPKTAQDIYQDHNLTLVGGTTVNRKLRLLDCHIEDIGRTWSYPLTLTEIDTPCGDIPIVHPDQLQQYSHLRDVDIEIAPSETIDVLLGVDNTHLMVWDEYILGERFDEPIAVRCPLGWFVQGGRTSSPSSLSNYVNVTAIGPIEDFIGLEKVGMEPKKCSCMTDSLNKEATEAMQQSVTQRADGSYEIQLPWKKPPTDLPDNYTYAVKRLKSLENQFSRRPNEWEVYCKQMRDQVDRGVARHVTEEELRQDRKVGRRCGSFHTLLLSKIPRQRL, from the coding sequence ATGTGTAATAAATTCAGAGCCCTACCACTTCAAGAAAAGTACAAGATCATGAAAGAGAATGGAATTTGCTTCCGCTGTGGACACGATAATTGCTCAGCAGGGAAAGCCCCTCATGATACAAACTCCTGCCAGTTTGCGGCGCCATGCCGCATTCCAACATGTGGTTCTAATAGACACTTCTCTTCAATCTGCCCGGTCGTATATGGTGATCAAGAACGACAAAGAAACACCGGACAACGGAACGCCAGTGTCCATGTGACAACACATACTGTTGATGATGACAAGTTACAAGCTGTGTTACCCACTGCCATGGGCTACTTAAGATGTGGAAATCAGCGATACAAGGTGCGCCTATTGTTAGATGATGGTAGCCAGGCAACACTTGTGAGGAAAGGCATTTTTCCCAAGACAGCTCAAGACATATACCAAGATCACAATTTGACCCTGGTTGGAGGCACCACAGTCAACAGAAAGTTAAGGCTCTTGGActgccatattgaagatattggacGTACCTGGTCCTACCCACTGACACTCACTGAAATTGACACGCCCTGTGGGGATATACCGATTGTGCACCCAGATCAACTTCAGCAGTATAGTCATCTCAGAGACGTTGACATCGAGATTGCTCCCTCAGAGACTATTGATGTTCTACTGGGCGTGGACAATACTCACCTGATGGTATGGGACGAATACATTCTGGGAGAAAGATTTGATGAGCCTATCGCCGTCAGATGCCCGTTGGGTTGGTTCGTACAAGGTGGGCGCACCAGCAGTCCGTCGTCTCTATCAAACTATGTCAATGTCACAGCGATTGGTCCAATAGAAGACTTCATTGGTCTCGAGAAGGTTGGAATGGAACCAAAGAAATGTAGCTGCATGACAGATTCGCTGAATAAAGAAGCAACAGAGGCGATGCAACAAAGCGTGACACAACGAGCAGATGGCTCCTATGAAATACAActaccgtggaagaaaccaccaaCCGATCTCCCTGATAACTATACGTATGCTGTCAAGCGTCTGAAGAGTTTGGAAAACCAATTCTCTAGGCGGCCTAACGAGTGGGAAGTCTACTGTAAACAGATGAGAGATCAAGTAGATAGAGGTGTAGCTCGTCACGTAACAGAAGAGGAACTAAGACAAGACCGGAAAGTGGGAAGAAGATGTGGTTCCTTCCACACTTTGCTGTTGTCAAAGATTCCAAGACAACGCCTGTGA
- the LOC140135880 gene encoding uncharacterized protein: MEGTHNCILSLPLHHGCLKDGCSCRKLLLLVFTILSIISNVGGVGTTTASSNITEVRLVNSPRTETEYGYEVHEYAGIIQIYDKIEKQWGPMCGRDIGPEEAEVICKQLGYSDGYDKYYSDGQDKYGSLDNPYNGYVFVGLSCEGTETNIEECSYEDRRGTSGQCGNKNQEYGAVRCNDGESDGFKFEYLLFIAVGIAFISMVAFVRRNCRNCCDRGFSSTTTRTNDQALENNVTSSPPPPAPSHGNYQQVPDADLPPQYDKCVPSADGQGPNPYPPPGTAPYPPQDGAPYLPPQGGVAPGAPQGGGTPYPAAPPSTNPAYPPSGDPAFPPADYTPNDEPPASPPPSYDAL, translated from the exons ATGGAAGGCACGCATAATtgcattttaagcttacctctgcATCATGGATGCCTTAAGGATGGGTGCAGCTGCAGGAAGTTGTTACTGCTGGTGTTCACAATTTTATCTATTATTTCGAATGTAGGGGGTGTCGGAACGACAACTGCATCATCCAATATAACAG AAGTACGTCTCGTCAACTCACCCAGGACTGAAACTGAATATGGCTATGAAGTGCACGAGTATGCTGGGATAATTCAGATTTACGATAAGATCGAAAAACAATGGGGTCCTATGTGTGGACGTGACATAGGTCCTGAAGAAGCAGAGGTCATATGCAAACAACTGGGCTATTCGGATGGTTACGATAAGTACTATTCAGACGGCCAGGACAAGTATGGTTCGTTAGATAATCCCTATAATGGATACGTGTTTGTAGGTTTGTCTTGTGAGGGTACGGAGACAAATATCGAGGAGTGCAGTTATGAAGATCGCCGTGGAACATCTGGGCAGTGTGGCAATAAGAATCAGGAGTATGGTGCAGTCAGATGTAATGATGGAGAAAGTGacg GTTTCAAGTttgaatatttattatttatcgcTGTCGGAATTGCATTTATCTCAATGGTAGCCTTCGTACGTCGTAACTGCCGTAATTGCTGCGACAGGGGATTCAGCAGTACAACAACTCGTACCAATGATCAAGCACTGGAAAACAATGTAACATCATCTCCTCCACCTCCTGCTCCATCACACGGCAACTATCAACAAGTCCCTGATGCTGATCTACCTCCACAGTATGATAAGTGTGTACCCTCTGCAGATGGACAAGGACCAAACCCCTATCCGCCACCGGGGACCGCACCTTACCCTCCACAAGATGGTGCACCGTATCTGCCACCTCAAGGTGGAGTTGCACCTGGTGCCCCTCAGGGTGGTGGCACCCCATACCCGGCAGCACCCCCGTCTACAAATCCAGCTTACCCACCCTCAGGTGATCCTGCATTTCCGCCTGCAGATTATACACCAAATGATGAGCCCCCAGCAAGTCCACCACCATCATATGATGCTCTatag